Below is a genomic region from Jiangella gansuensis DSM 44835.
AGTGTCAGCGGATACGTCTCGATCCCGCGGGTGCCCACGACGGTGACGTGGAACGGCACAGCCTCCGACTCGGCCGCCGGCACGAAGGTGAGGACGACGTGTACGTCGGCGACCGTGGTCGTGGCGACGACGGCGATTCCCGCCCGCTGGACGTGTACCGGGCCTGGCGGGTCTGCCGCGCCTGGCGCGCCTGCCGCGCCTGGTTCGCCGATGACCTGCAGGGCGGCTTCGGCATGGTGAACGCCGTAGAAGTACAGGCCGGCGTACGGGCTGGCGGGATCGGCCGGCCCGGTGACCTGTACCGAGGTGAGCGGGCCGATGCGATCGGGCGCCGCCGTCAGTGCCGCCATCTCCGGCACGAACCGCAGCGCCGACGCGGACACCAGCGGCACGCCACCGCGCCGGGCGGCCGCCACGATCGCCTCCGCGTCGGTGGCCGAGGCCGCGAGCGGCTTGTCCACCAGCACGGGGATGCCCGCCTCCAGCAACGGCACCGCGTCGGCCCGGTGGGTGCGGCCGTCGCGGCTGGAGACGATGACCGCGTCGGCCAGCCCGGTGAGATCACCGGCGGACTCCACGACCGTGTCGATCCCGCCGACCGTCGCCAGCGCCCGATTGCGCTCTGTATCGCCGCCGGCCAGAGCCACCACCCGGGCCGCCCCGTGCCGGTGTTCGACGTTCAGGAAGCGTACGAAGTGATCGACATGGCTGTTCTCGGTTCCCACGACCCCGATGCGCGTCACGGCCAGCCAGGGTACTGCCCGCGCGGGGGTCGACGCGGTCTCGTTCACATCACGTTCGCGCCGGCTTCAGCGGCTCGATCGCCATCACCGAGGCCGGGCGGCGTACCGGCCCGTGCGGCCGGATACGGCGCGCCGGGCTGGGCCTGCCTGCCGACTCCGGCGCCGGGCTCCCGTGGTCAGAAGGGTGGTGGATCGTCGGCCTGCTGCGGATCGGGTGATGGCTCGGGGATGGGGCCGACCTGTTCGGGTGGCTTGACGTAGGCGTGGCCGGTGGGGCTCGTCCACACGGTCGCGCCGCTGACGTGCCTGTGAACGCGCCAGCCGCCGTCGTGTTTGAGCAGGTGGTGTAGCCGGCACAAGGCGTGGCAGTTGCATGCGCTGGTTGGGCCGCCCCGTCTGTACGGGCTGCGGTGGTCGATGTCGCAGCCGACGGCCGGACGGTGACAGCCCGGAGCGCGGCAGGTGCGGTCGCGGAGGACGACGTGGTCGATGAGCGCCTGTGGCGGCCGGTACCTTGTGGTTCCGTGGTCGAGCACCCGCCCGGTAGCCGGATCGGTGCCGACCCACTGCCAGACTCCCGCGGCGGCGAGGTGCCGGGCGACCGCGGCCGGGATGGGACCGTATCCCTCGAGATAACCGGGCTGGTCGTCCAGCCCCACAAGTGACCGGAACGCGAAGGTGACGTTCACCGCGACCGGCCGACCCTGTGCCGACGAGAGCGGAATCCGCACGGGATCCTGGGGAGCGGACGGTCCATCGTGATCGGCCGGCGTGACGTGGCCGCCGTCCGTCCGGCGAGGACGGCCCGTGTGGTCGTCGCCGCAAACGTGGACGTCGGCGGGAAGGCTGCCGAAGGTGCAGGTGCAGGTGCAGCCGGGCCGGTGGGCGACGGGAGCCGGGTCACCGCCGATCTGCTGGGTACTCAGGGCGGCCCAGGCCAGTGCGGCCAGGGCGTCGGCGCGCCGCTGCCCGGCGGTTCGCGGTTCCTGCCCGGCCGCCGCGTCCTGTCGCTTCAGTGTCTGGGCGGCGGCGCTCAGCACCGACGTCACCGCCACGGCGTCCTCGGCGGGGAGGTAGGCGTCCACGTACGCCATCCCGTCCTCAGCGGGGGTCATGGTGACGTCACGCCGCTCCCGCGCCTGCTGGCAGCGCTGCTCCGTCTGCAGCGGAGCCAGCTCGAGGAGAAGCTGCCGGATCCGCCGCCGCAGCGCCACTGAGTCGATGGATGCCGCGGCGGGAAGGACGGCGGCCTCGACGCGGCGGCGGACCCCGGCATCCTGGCCACCGAGTTCGGCGGTGATCACCTTGGCACGCCGTTCGTCAATGGCACCGGCTTCCAGCGAACGCAGCG
It encodes:
- a CDS encoding Gfo/Idh/MocA family protein, translated to MTRIGVVGTENSHVDHFVRFLNVEHRHGAARVVALAGGDTERNRALATVGGIDTVVESAGDLTGLADAVIVSSRDGRTHRADAVPLLEAGIPVLVDKPLAASATDAEAIVAAARRGGVPLVSASALRFVPEMAALTAAPDRIGPLTSVQVTGPADPASPYAGLYFYGVHHAEAALQVIGEPGAAGAPGAADPPGPVHVQRAGIAVVATTTVADVHVVLTFVPAAESEAVPFHVTVVGTRGIETYPLTLGPDYNAPVLDRFLRAVEDGVSPVADNALLAPIVLLDAITARLDG
- a CDS encoding HNH endonuclease signature motif containing protein; translated protein: MFENASWSAGSGVARGPRSGAWVTYGHGDLPDDTTAAGLVDGTGYRDVAGSTDCLSDGTGLADGTGLTDAPGLPDSAGSTDTADTSDAPGVSDGTGASDDAERVDVADVPVGAQLAAVLAGLDAATADGYDLVEAAAGWARLAAWVAARQAVVLTALAARPELRPADTGYRSVNPVTNTAVEVAGRTQLTSRQAENLVGHAVQLAQDFPATLRSLEAGAIDERRAKVITAELGGQDAGVRRRVEAAVLPAAASIDSVALRRRIRQLLLELAPLQTEQRCQQARERRDVTMTPAEDGMAYVDAYLPAEDAVAVTSVLSAAAQTLKRQDAAAGQEPRTAGQRRADALAALAWAALSTQQIGGDPAPVAHRPGCTCTCTFGSLPADVHVCGDDHTGRPRRTDGGHVTPADHDGPSAPQDPVRIPLSSAQGRPVAVNVTFAFRSLVGLDDQPGYLEGYGPIPAAVARHLAAAGVWQWVGTDPATGRVLDHGTTRYRPPQALIDHVVLRDRTCRAPGCHRPAVGCDIDHRSPYRRGGPTSACNCHALCRLHHLLKHDGGWRVHRHVSGATVWTSPTGHAYVKPPEQVGPIPEPSPDPQQADDPPPF